The Dromaius novaehollandiae isolate bDroNov1 chromosome 5, bDroNov1.hap1, whole genome shotgun sequence genome window below encodes:
- the LOC112994210 gene encoding aldehyde dehydrogenase family 3 member B1-like, with the protein MNPYAGLVSRLRAAWLSGKTRPMAYRVAQLEALGRFLDEKKQDILDALASDMCKPPFEVEISEISICRSELNHALNNLGTWMKDEHVEKNWAMQLDSAFIRKDPYGVVLIIGPWNYPINLLLVPLIGAIAAGNCVVMKPSEISKDVEKLVAETLPSYLDEDCFAVVTAGVEETTKLLENKFDYIFFTGSPSVGRIVMTAAAKHLTPVTLELGGKNPCYVSDSCEVQNVARRVAWGRFFNAGQTCVAPDYILCSVEMQEKLLPALREAITEFYGPNPQESPDFARIVGDKQFQRVQALLSSGHAAIGGQTDEKERYIAPTVLVDVQPEDPIMQEEIFGPILPILTVANVDEAIAFINARERPLALYAFSSCKKVLRQVLEQTSSGGFCANDTVMHMTLTSLPFGGIGHSGLGRYHGRFTFEAFSHQRSALLRGTGREALNNLRYPPYSPRRLPLLRAATETRRAAACVLL; encoded by the exons ATGAACCCCTACGCGGGGCTGGTGAGCCGCCTGCGGGCAGCCTGGCTCTCGGGGAAGACACGGCCCATGGCGTACCGCGTGGCCCAACTGGAGGCCCTGGGCCGCTTCCTGGATGAGAAGAAGCAGGACATCCTGGACGCCCTGGCCTCTGACATGTGCAAG CCTCCCTTTGAAGTGGAGATCTCCGAGATCTCCATTTGCAGGAGTGAGCTCAACCATGCACTGAACAACCTGGGCACCTGGATGAAGGATGAACATGTGGAGAAGAACTGG GCGATGCAGCTGGACTCAGCCTTCATCCGCAAGGACCCCTATGGGGTGGTGCTCATCATTGGGCCCTGGAATTACCCCATCAACCTCCTCCTGGTGCCCCTCATTGGGGCCATCGCTGCGG GTAACTGTGTTGTCATGAAACCATCCGAGATCAGCAAGGATGTGGAGAAGTTAGTGGCTGAGACGCTGCCCAGCTATTTGGACGAG GACTGCTTTGCTGTGGTGACAGCTGGCGTGGAAGAGACCACCAAACTGCTGGAGAACAAATTTGACTACATCTTCTTCACTG GCAGCCCCTCCGTGGGCAGGATTGTTATGACAGCCGCTGCCAAGCACCTGACACCGGTGACGCTGGAGCTGGGGGGCAAGAACCCCTGCTACGTGTCTGACAGCTGTGAGGTGCAGAATGTGGCCAGACGAGTGGCCTGGGGGCGCTTCTTCAACGCAGGGCAGACCTGTGTGGCACCCGACTACATACTCTGCAGTGTGGAGATGCAAGAgaagctgctgcctgccctgcgcGAGGCCATTACCGAGTTTTATGGCCCCAACCCCCAGGAGTCCCCTGACTTTGCCCGTATTGTGGGGGACAAGCAATTCCAGCGTGTGCAGGCTCTGCTGAGCAGTGGGCACGCAGCCATTGGAGGGCAGACGGATGAGAAGGAACGCTACATCG CTCCCACGGTGCTGGTGGACGTGCAGCCAGAGGACCCCATCATGCAGGAGGAGATCTTTGGGCCCATCCTGCCCATCCTCACCGTGGCCAACGTGGACGAAGCCATTGCCTTCATCAATGCCCGGGAGCGGCCACTGGCCCTCTACGCCTTCTCCTCTTGCAAGAAG GTGCTGAGGCAGGTGCTGGAGCAGACCAGCAGCGGCGGCTTCTGCGCCAATGACACCGTGATGCACATGACGCTCACTTCGCTGCCCTTCGGCGGCATCG GGCACAGTGGCCTGGGCCGCTACCACGGCCGCTTCACCTTCGAGGCCTTCTCGCACCAGCGCTCCGCACTGCTTCGCGGCACCGGCCGGGAGGCCCTCAACAACCTGCGCTACCCGCCCTAcagcccgcgccgcctcccgctgctccgcgccgccacCGAGACCAGGCGCGCCGCCGCCTGCGTCCTCCTCTGA
- the NDUFS8 gene encoding NADH dehydrogenase [ubiquinone] iron-sulfur protein 8, mitochondrial, which yields MAALRLLYQAARTGTPANLCCLRPLSTTAPRESYKYVNVQDPAMDMKSITDRAAQTLLWTELFRGLAMTLSYLFREPATINYPFEKGPLSPRFRGEHALRRYPSGEERCIACKLCEAVCPAQAITIEAEPRADGSRRTTRYDIDMTKCIYCGFCQEACPVDAIVEGPNFEFSTETHEELLYNKEKLLNNGDKWEAEIAANIQADYLYR from the exons ATGGCAGCGTTGCGCTTGCTGTACCAGGCTGCCCGCACAG GCACGCCGGCTAATCTGTGCTGCCTGCGCCCGCTCAGCACCACTGCCCCCAGGGAGTCCTACA AGTATGTGAATGTCCAGGACCCAGCCATGGACATGAAGTCTATCACTGATCGGGCTGCCCAGACCCTGCTGTGGACAGAGCTCTTCCGAG GCCTGGCCATGACTCTGAGCTACCTCTTCCGGGAACCAGCCACTATCAACTACCCCTTTGAGAAGGGCCCACTGAGTCCTCGTTTCCGTGGGGAGCACGCGCTGCGCCGCTACCCATCTGGGGAGGAGAGGTGCATTGCCTGCAAACTCTGTGAGGCTGTCTGTCCGGCCCAG GCAATCACCATTGAGGCAGAGCCAAGAGCGGATGGCAGCCGCCGCACTACCCGCTATGACATCGACATGACCAAGTGCATTTACTGTGGGTTCTGCCAGGAGGCCTGCCCTGTGGATGCCATTGTGGAG GGCCCCAACTTTGAGTTCTCAACGGAGACGCATGAGGAGCTCCTCTACAACAAGGAGAAGCTGCTCAACAACGGTGACAAGTGGGAGGCTGAGATTGCAGCCAACATCCAGGCTGATTACCTGTACCGGTGA